A window of Ascaphus truei isolate aAscTru1 chromosome 16, aAscTru1.hap1, whole genome shotgun sequence contains these coding sequences:
- the IGBP1 gene encoding LOW QUALITY PROTEIN: immunoglobulin-binding protein 1 (The sequence of the model RefSeq protein was modified relative to this genomic sequence to represent the inferred CDS: inserted 2 bases in 2 codons), whose product MAAAELPRLAELLENGWQLLEEVERSTEPSGARELQDKVTRGLGLLEQATRMVTQLDLFSRNEDLEEVSSADIRFLLLPALLGALTLRQVRPSHRLQHLEAARSYFVDFLRRCHEYKVSTFELPPAHGGGQQGRDGDGGGDGLPRASPSTSQPDLXMAVQRQAKIERYKQKKELESRLSGLQGAVRSGTAXDEQVREFYLLQLQRWVSAALEEVESIDQELEIVRGREAMKQVRGEAAVPHTSHRARPPMKPFILTRDALQAKVFGAGYPSLPTMTVDDWYEQHRKKGLLPDQGVPSGAAADEDQAASERERREEEDDADTAQRARNWDEWKDDHRRGYGNRHNMG is encoded by the exons ATGGCCGCGGCGGAGCTCCCGAGGTTAGCCGAGCTGCTGGAGAATGGCTGGCAGCTGCTGGAGGAGGTGGAGCGCAGCACCGAGCCGTCCGGAGCCCGGGAGCTGCAGGACAAGGTGACGCGAGGCCTCGGCCTCCTGGAGCAGGCCACACGCATGGTCACCCAGCTGGACTTGTTCAG CCGTAATGAAGATCTGGAGGAAGTCTCCTCTGCAGACATTCGCTTCCTGCTCCTGCCGGCTTTGCTGGGGGCTCTGACCCTCAGACAGGTGCGTCCCAGTCACCGGCTGCAGCACCTGGAGGCCGCCCGCTCCTATTTCGTGGACTTCCTACGGCGCTGCCATGAGTATAAGGTCTCCACGTTTGAGCTCCCTCCAGCGCACGGGGGGGGCCAGCAGGGGAGAgacggagatggaggaggggacgGCCTGCCCCGTGCGTCCCCCAGCACATCCCAGCCTGACC CTATGGCTGTACAGAGGCAGGCAAAGATCGAAAG GTACAAGCAGAAGAAAGAGCTGGAGAGTCGCCTGTCCGGCCTGCAGGGGGCAGTACGGAGCGGCACCG AGGACGAACAGGTCAGAGAGTTCTACCTCCTGCAGCTCCAGCGCTGGGTGAGCGCCGCCCTGGAGGAGGTGGAGAGTATCGACCAAGAGCTTGAGATTGTGAGGGGTCGGGAGGCCATGAaacaggtgaggggggagg CGGCtgtccctcacacctcacaccggGCGAGGCCGCCCATGAAACCATTCATCCTGACTCGTGACGCTCTGCAGGCAAA GGTCTTTGGAGCGGGGTATCCCAGCCTTCCCACCATGACAGTGGATGACTGGTACGAGCAACATCGGAAGAAGGGGCTCCTCCCTGATCAGGGGGTCCCCAGCGGAGCAGCAG CGGACGAGGATCAGGCGGCGTCTgagcgagagaggagggaggaggaggacgacGCAGACACTGCGCAGAGAGCTCGGAACTGGGATGAGTGGAAGGACGATCACCGGCGGGGGTACGGCAACCGCCACAACATGGGCTGa
- the LOC142467242 gene encoding P2Y purinoceptor 4-like, whose amino-acid sequence MMNAFPPLLPISQHQNLTNQTEGRCVFNEEFKFLLLPLSYGAVFVLGLPLNVTALWVFITKMRPWSASTVYMFNLAMSDLLYVLSLPMLIYYYAHLNHWPFGEALCKTVRFLFYANLYCSILFLTCISVHRYLGVCHPIRSLQRVKVKHAHMVCAGVWLSVTVCLVPNLLFVTVSTRGNDTLCHDTTRAGDFARYLQYSTSMMSLLFWVPCLVIAGCYGLMARELRKPPVSRSHQILPSYKKRSIKTITLVLTVFAVCFLPFHVTRTLYYYTRHLGAQCQLLNVVNFTYKITRPLASANSCVNPILYLLASEGYRKRLVRVVTGRRLAAGQSGPTPREEGGSLAVISTEVTQRIGSLGSQLGERGAEESSYRHLTRSRDSGGRSGRLGPVLSQDTEEFLLIQKLNLGSEGKKLR is encoded by the exons ATGATGAACGcgttccctcctcttctccccatCTCCCAGCATCAGAATCTAACCAATCAGACGGAGGGCCGCTGCGTCTTCAATGAGGAGTTCAAGTTCCTTCTGTTGCCGCTGTCCTACGGCGCGGTCTTCGTGCTTGGGCTGCCACTCAACGTCACCGCCCTGTGGGTCTTCATCACTAAGATGCGTCCATGGAGCGCGAGCACGGTGTATATGTTTAACCTGGCCATGTCCGACCTGCTGTACGTGCTGTCGCTGCCAATGCTCATCTATTACTACGCCCACCTCAACCACTGGCCCTTCGGCGAGGCGCTGTGCAAAACCGTGCGATTCCTCTTCTACGCCAACCTGTACTGCAGCATCCTCTTCCTCACCTGCATCAGCGTGCACCGCTACCTGGGCGTGTGCCACCCCATCCGCTCCCTGCAGAGGGTAAAGGTCAAGCACGCCCACATGGTCTGCGCCGGGGTGTGGCTGTCTGTCACGGTGTGCCTGGTCCCCAACCTCCTGTTTGTTACCGTCAGCACCAGGGGTAACGACACTCTGTGCCACGACACCACGCGGGCGGGGGACTTTGCGCGTTACCTACAATACAGCACGAGCATGATGAGCCTTCTCTTCTGGGTGCCCTGCCTGGTGATTGCCGGCTGCTATGGGCTCATGGCCAGGGAGCTGAGGAAGCCGCCGGTCAGCAGGTCCCACCAAATTCTCCCCTCCTACAAGAAGAGATCCATCAAGACCATCACTTTGGTCCTCACCGTATTTGCCGTCTGCTTCCTCCCGTTCCACGTCACCCGCACCCTGTATTATTACACCCGGCACCTGGGGGCACAATGCCAGCTGCTCAATGTGGTGAACTTCACCTACAAGATCACGCGCCCGCTGGCGAGCGCCAACAGCTGCGTCAACCCCATTCTCTACCTGCTGGCCAGTGAAGGTTACCGGAAGCGGCTGGTGAGGGTGGTCACTGGGAGACGTTTGGCTGCAGGCCAGTCAGGCCCCACACCGCGGGAGGAAGGGGGCAGCTTGGCGGTGATTTCCACTGAGGTCACACAGAGGATTGGCAGCCTGGGGAGCCagctaggagagagaggag CTGAGGAGAGCAGCTACCGACACCTAACtcgcag CCGGGACTCGGGTGGACGGTCAGGGAGACTGGGACCTGTCTTGTCCCAGGACACAGAAGAATTCTTATTGATTCAGAAACTGAATCTTGGCAGCGAAGGGAAAAAGCTTCGGtaa